One window of Deltaproteobacteria bacterium genomic DNA carries:
- a CDS encoding peptidyl-prolyl cis-trans isomerase, with protein sequence MRPGGLALAFGAAAGVLAAALGLLQPWPSGLDSLSVNAVGRVNGEIIRREDYERVLAAVAQDRRAGLDEAQRRHVLERLIDEELLVQRGLALGMARHDAKVRKDLTAAVIDAVVSESGDVQPNEGELQAFYQQNRELFTGPGRLRVRQIFCRAPGTSDAAAVWERAQQAAQRLRAGDDFSALRAALGDEELAPLPDGLLPPAKLVDYLGPTAAHTAAALAPGAVSDPVRSSTGYHVLQVIERQPDPDPPLDEIRPQVLAEFRRRAGERALRDYLDELRARADIEIATSLP encoded by the coding sequence ATGAGACCAGGTGGCCTCGCACTCGCCTTTGGCGCGGCCGCCGGCGTGCTGGCCGCGGCCCTCGGCTTGCTGCAGCCCTGGCCGAGTGGGCTTGATTCACTATCAGTGAATGCAGTGGGGCGGGTGAACGGCGAAATCATCCGGCGCGAGGACTACGAACGGGTGTTAGCGGCAGTAGCCCAGGATCGCCGCGCCGGCTTGGACGAGGCCCAGCGCCGGCACGTGCTCGAGCGGTTGATCGACGAGGAGCTGCTGGTGCAGCGGGGCTTGGCCTTGGGGATGGCGCGCCACGATGCCAAGGTGCGCAAGGATCTCACGGCGGCGGTGATCGACGCGGTCGTCAGCGAGAGCGGCGATGTGCAGCCGAACGAGGGCGAGCTGCAAGCGTTCTACCAGCAGAACCGCGAGCTGTTCACCGGTCCCGGACGCCTGCGCGTGCGCCAGATCTTCTGCCGCGCGCCGGGCACCAGCGATGCCGCCGCGGTGTGGGAGCGGGCCCAGCAAGCGGCCCAGCGCCTGCGCGCGGGGGACGACTTCTCCGCGCTGCGGGCAGCGCTCGGCGACGAGGAACTAGCACCGCTGCCCGATGGCCTGCTGCCGCCGGCGAAGCTGGTCGACTACCTCGGCCCGACCGCGGCGCACACGGCGGCGGCGTTGGCGCCGGGCGCCGTCAGCGACCCGGTGCGTTCGAGCACCGGATATCACGTCCTGCAAGTGATCGAGCGCCAGCCCGATCCGGACCCGCCGCTGGACGAAATCCGGCCGCAAGTGCTCGCCGAGTTCCGCCGCCGCGCCGGCGAGCGGGCGCTGCGCGACTACCTCGATGAGCTTCGCGCCCGCGCCGACATCGAGATCGCCACTTCGTTGCCATGA